The stretch of DNA CCTGCCAAAACCCCAGGGTTCCCCTGTACCCCCGGCTCTGACCCCGTACCCCCGGCTCTGACCCTgtaccccctgccccccccccccccactagtctCATCTTTTTGCTGAGGAGATgttctgatgtctttcctcccAGATTTGCCTTTCACCTCCGGGCTGGTTGCACTATACaccctcgctctgcgctcttcctgCTGTGACCCCAACAAAGTCCCCAGTCCTGAAGGAAACACCAACCTCGTAGCTCTCCTAGAGGGGAAAACCCAGGAGGAGATAGCAAGCGTTGGTGAGTCGGAAACACCGAGAGAGATTGATGCTAGAACACAAGTTTATGATGTGCATGTGGTTGGTGAGAGACTTGATGAATTTCTTCTTTACTGAGAGAGTAGTGGATATATGGGACCGCCTACCAGGAAAGTGGGTGTGAGGGTTCACAAGCAAAGAAGCAGCAAGTCACTTCATCATATAAATGGGTTACCACTGGGTGTGTCTCGGAGGTGCAGACAGCCAAACACCAATGATTCAAACGCAGAGATGAACCAGAACACACTCATTTTGCAGATATTACTTTATCCTGATTGACGTGAGAACGTAACTTGATTTCTCTGCACCAGAGGGTTCCCCGGAGCCCAGGAGAATGGGGAAACTGGGCAGGGCACGTGGTCCTTAACTCTTGTCAGTTTTGATAGTTTCTCCTGGCTAATTAAACATTGACTCCCTTGTAGAACAGACTCATTCCCCGCTGACCACCTTTTACCAGCTGGCTCTGGATGTCCTagccctgtgtgtgatgtcaagCCCTGAGGCCTGTGCAGCCAGTGACACACTGGCCAAGTCTATTCTAAGAAACCCAACAGGACCAGCATTCTCTGTAGGTGAGTCAGAGCATGgtgactgagctctctctcacacctAGAGCCTGAGGTATCTATCACACCTAGAGCCTGAGCTATCACACATAGTGCCTGAGCTATCTCCCTCACCTAGTGCCTGAGCTATCTCCCACTCCTAGAGCCTGAGCTATCTCCCTCACCTAGTGCCTGAGCTATCTCCCTCACCTAGTGCCTGAGCTATCTCCCTCACCTAGTGCCTGAGCTATCACACCTAGAGCCTGAGCTATCACACCTAGAGCCTGAGCTATCTCCCTCACCTAGTGCCTGAGCTATCTCCCACACCTAGTGCCTGAGCTATCTATCACACCTAGAGCCTGAGCTATCTCCCACACCTAGTGCCTGAGCTATCTCCCTCACCTAGTGCCTGAGCTATCTCCCTCACCTAGtgcctgagctatctctcacacctagtgcctgagctatctctcacaccTAGAGCCTGAGCTATCTCCCACACCTAGTGCCTGAGCTATCTCCCACACCTAGTGCCTGAGCTATCTCCCACACCTAGTGCCTAAGCTATCTCTCACACAAAGTGCCTGAGCTATCTCCCACACCTAGtgcctgagctatctctcacacctagtgcctgagctatctctcacaccTAGTGCCTGAGCTATCTCCCTCACCTAGTGCCTGAGCTATCTATCACACCTAGAGCCTGAGCTATCTCCCTCACCTAGTGCCTGAGCTATCTCCCTCACCTAGTGCCTGAGCTATCACACCTAGAGCCTGAGCTATCTCCCTCACCTAGTGCCTGAGCTATCTCCCTCACCTAGTGTATGAGCTATCTCCCTCACCTAGAGCCTGAGCTATCTCCCTCACCTAGTGCCTGAGCTATCTCCCACTCCTAGAGCCTGAGCTATCTCCCTCACCTAGTGCCTGAGCTATCTCCCTCACCTAGTGACTGAGCTATCTCCCTCACCTAGTGCCTGAGCTATCACACCTAGAGCCTGAGCTATCACACCTAGAGCCTGAGCTATCTCCCTCACCTAGTGCCTGAGCTATCTCCCTCACCTAGtgcctgagctatctctcacaccTAGTGCCTGAGCTATCTCCCACACCTAGTGCCTGAGCTATCTCCCTCACCTAGtgcctgagctatctctcacaccTAGAGCCTGAGCTATCTCCCACACCTAGTGCCTGAGCTATCTCCCACACCTAGTGCCTGAGCTATCTCCCACACCTAGtgcctgagctatctctcacacaTAGTGCCTGAGCTATCTCCCACACCTAGggcctgagctatctctcacaccTAGTGCCTGAGCTATCTCCCTCACCTAGTGCCTGAGCTATCTATCACACCTAGAGCCTGAGCTATCTCCCTCACCTAGTGCCTGAGCTATCTCCCTCACCTAGTGCCTGAGCTATCACACCTAGTGCCTGAGCTATCTCCCTCCCCTAGTGCCTGAGCTATCTCCCTCACCTAGTGCCTGAGCTATCTCCCACACCTAGTGCCTGAGCTATCTATCACACCTAGAGCCTGAGCTATCTATCACACCTAGTGCCTGAGCTATCTCCCTCACCTAGTGCCTGAGCTATCACACCTAGAGCCTGAGCTATCTCCCTCACCTAGTGCCTGAGCTATCACACCTAGAGCCTGAGCTATCTCCCTCACCTAGTGCCTGAGCTATCTCCCTCACCTAGAGCCTGAGCTATCTCCCTCACCTAGTGCCTGAGCTATCTCCCTCACCTAGTGCCTGAGCTATCTCCCTCACCTAGTGCCTGAGCTATCACACCTAGagcctgagctatctctcacaccTAGTGCCTGAGCTATCTCCCTCACCTAGAGCCTGAGCTATCTCCTTCACCTAGTGCCTGAGCTATCTCCTTCACCTAGTGCCTGAGCTATCTCCTTCACCTAGTGCCTGAGCTATCTCCCTCACCTAGTGCCTGAGCTATCTCCCTCACCTAGTGCCTGAGCTATCTCCCTCACCTAGAGCCTGAGCTATCTCCCTCACCTAGtgcctgagctatctctcacaccTAGTGCCGGAGCTACAGTATCTCCCTCACCTAGTGCCTGAGCTATCTCCCTCACCTAGTGCCTAAGCTATCTCCCTCACCTAGAGCCTGAGCTATCTATCACACCTAGTGCCTGAGCTATCTATCACACCTAGTGCCTGAGCTATCTATCACACCTAGTGCCTGAACTATCTATCACACCTAGTGCCAGAGCTATCTCCCTCACCTAGAGGCCGAGCACTTTCTCTAACTCTGAGCCTGAGCTATCTATCACACCTAGTGCCTGAGCTATCTCCCTCACCTAGTGCCTGAGCTATCTCCCTCACCTAGAGCCTGAGCTATCTCCCTCACCTAGAGCCTGAGCTATCTCCCTCACCTAGTGCCTGAGCTATCTCCCTCACCTAGTGCCTGAGCTATCTCCCTCACCTAGagcctgagctatctctcacaccTAGTGCCTGAGCTATCTCCCTCACCTAGTGCCTGAGCTATCTCCCTCACCTAGTGCCTGAGCAATCTCCCTCACCTAGTGCCTGAGCAATCTCCCTCACCTAGAGCCTGAGCTATCTATCACACCTAGAGCCTGAGCTATCTATCACACCTAGTGCCTGAGCTATCTATCACACCTAGAGCCTATGCTATCTATCACACCTAGAGCCTGAGCTATCTATCACACCTAGTGCCTGAACTATCTATCACACCTAGTGCCTGAGCTATCTTTCTCACCTAGtgcctgagctatctctcacacctagtgcctgagctatctctcacaccTAGTGCCTGAGCTATCTCCCACACCTAGTGCCTGAGCTATCTCCCACACCTAGTGCCTGAGCTATCTCCCACACCTAGTGCCTGAGCTATCTCCCACACCTAGTGCCTGAGCTATCTCCCACACCTAGtgcctgagctatctctcacacctagtgcctgagctatctctcacacctagtgcctgagctatctctcacacctagtgcctgagctatctctcacaccTAGTGCCTGAGCTATCTCCCACACCTAGTGCCTGAGCTATCTCCCTCACCTAGtgcctgagctatctctcacacctagtgcctgagctatctctcacaccTAGTGCCTGAGCTATCTCCCACACCTAGTGCCTGAGCTATCTCCCACACCTAGTGCCTGAGCTATCTCCCACACCTAGTGTCTGAGCTATCTCCCACACCTAGtgcctgagctatctctcacaccTAGTGCCTGAGCTATCTCCCACACCTAGTGCCTGAGCTATCTCCCACACCTAGTGCCTGAGCTATCTCCCACACCTAGTGCCTGAGCTATCTCCCTCACCTAGTGCCTGAGCAATCTCCCTCACCTAGAGCCTGAGCTATCTCCCTCACCTAGAGCCTGAGCTATCTCCCACACCTAGAGACTGAGCTCTTTCTCTAACTCTGagcctgagctctctctcacacctAGTGCCTGATTTCTCTCTTGCACCCAGAGCCTGATTTCTCTCTCACACTTAGagcctgagctctctctcacacctagaacctgagctctctctctcacacctagagcctgagctctctctctctcacctgagCTCTCTATCTCACACGTAGAGACTGAGCTATTTCTCACACCtagagactgagctctctctcgcACCTAGAACctgaactctctctctcacacctagAGACCGAGCTCTCTCTCACACCTaaagactgagctctctctctcgctcccagagactgagctctctctctcgcacccagaACCTGAGCTCTCTCTTGCACACCTAGAGCCTGGGCTCTCTTGCCCACCTAGAGCCTGAGCTCTCTCGCACACCTAGAACCTGATCAATCTTTATCACTAGTTTTCTGCATTTTTCTCGGTCACCTTAAAGATGGCGTAAGTCTTTTTTTGGCGCAGATCCTAATGCAGCGTGCGCCACATTATACACAGGACTCAACCAAGTCAGCGCAGACCCCTCCTTATACACAGAGCCCATAGCACACACACCACCTTATACACAGAGCccatagcacacacacacctctttatACATAGAGCCCATAGCACAAAAATAAGGATGAGCACAGTGTAACCCCCACATGTATGTAACCCCCACATGTATGTAACCCCCACATGTATGTAACCCCCACGCGTATGTAACTCCCCACGTATGTGCGTATCACAGACACAGCGGCCGTGGCAGTCCTGGGATTCACGTGCGTGCTGGAGATGGACTCTCTCCCCCAGAACAGCTTGGAATCAGTGAAGCCGGCTCTGTCCGTGGTGCTGGACCGGATCCTGGGAGCACAGAACGGTGGGGTCATCGGGAATATATACAGCACTGGTCTGGCTGGGCAGGTACACAGATTCCTATTctcagggctatatatatatatattgtattgtatgtctttatttatatagcgccaagagtgtactcagcgcttcacaaagaatacagtacagggaattataataatacaataagtgcagcaaaaaaacagaataggaaaggaaatccctgccccgaagagcttacaatctaagaggtttgaggggaaacttaaagagacagcaggtgagggaataagtgctgtagatgggtgtgctgggccacaatgggtggtataagtgactgtgggacagtagccaggaGTGcaagctattgggatgcttgatttgtggggcgagttttaagtttagtcagtattaaatgaaaaggttaacaccatttacaggggaagagatggcagggaggcatgagtgagatcaggtgtgtgtgtctgggttcaggcttaggggagaaccccagcagcaggaaggaatagatagagggtgtgaatagaggatttctgtgggtgttttttattgaggggtaaataagttgttgggagagaggtgtataaataatggtgcagtggggagtggagaagttggagagaacagagatgttcacaaaggagtgaggaaacagtaaacagaaaaagcaatagggagggcatagtgagatacaggaggagagagttcccaggtactggaggataggaagagtacaaagaatcacagcttttggaaagtaaagttctcacagttgtaaagttgttgttcagagtccagatcttcctcaaatctccacctccaatttcaactccaagattaactctgccaGACACATAAATGTTACACACAGCATACGTCTCACAGCCAGggtatcctgccttaagtattCTTAAACACAGTCacattgactaacaattaagggaggggtctgcctaatcaactcaggcacaccaaattgttaattacatgttaggatcttgcaaattgatagtagaatccagctcacacaaaccaatattaatacatttatataatatatagatatagcaagtattaccagatcttcatccggaaagaagagacagcacacagacaaGTTGAAATGtcaatatattgaggtaacaaGAAACCAAGGCACCACATCCGGATGTAATATATTGACATTTCagcttggctgtgtgctgtctcttctttccggatgaagatctggtaataCCTGCTATATCTATatcgcatatgggataagcatcagtgtttcagtgtttacagagtgcctgctgccttgtttcatatatatatataacaatgaaaagaaaaagaaaagcgttttgtttaaataatttttgtattttatgtttgattatttgtgctgttaaataaatcatatttttatttgatatttgttctgagtatacgtgagtgctgagttgggacgcttttctttttcttttcattgttatattcagtgttcgacaaacctatacatttgctcgtcccgggcgagtggatttaacccccgggcgagtaaatattggcccaagcagcacacgtttggtactaggtggcgagtagatttttttgtgtggcgagtagattttttggtgatttgtcaaccactggttatatGACTTCTAGTTcctagcaccgttagtggttattatattagtaatttaagtactcattagTTGCTTAATCTGTTGCcggcagtttgtcttgttgtaatatatatatatatatatatataagtggcactgtgtgctcatttgcatgtcatttcccagaatcccttgctgcagtggaagtgctgtgtgctgggtgataatggggaaaggcggggttgcagacctgcctaagacatgcaaatgagcatacagtatatttacatttgcatatatataacggggggatgtgggggggcaCGAGATCACTGACCCCAATACTCACACAGCACAGGTTTCTCTGGTTTACCATCGTGGGCTCAGGTTTTGGTTGCAGTTCTGGTGCTGTAGGAGCGGCAGGAAAGGGACTGACCCAAAACAATGACATTGGCTTTAAATCCCAGGGTTGGCTCCTTACaacattagactgtaagctctgcggtCAGGGCCACAATGTGCTACAGCAGggaagcggtgagtgaggtagatgagtctggtaGCAGCAATTTGGGGATCGGGAAACAAAGTGAATGCCAACCACGAGAAGGTGTCAGTGGTGAAGGTGAGTGAAGTAGGGGTTTAGTTACGAGACAAGGCATACTGGGATGTAGACTGTGCACTCGTATATAACCTCTAGGCTTGGGATGCTGATGGGATTCGTTTTTGAAGGTTTGGGTGTATAGGAATGGGCCCCTAGTGACGGtcagggagagtttgggtgtatggGAGTGGGCCCTAGTGacggtgagggagagtttgggtgtatggGTGGGGCCCTAGTGacggtgagggagagtttgggtgtatggGAGTGGGCCCTAGTGacggtgagggagagtttgggtgtatggGTGGGGTCCTAGTCACGGtcagggagagtttgggtgtatggGTGGGCCCCTAGTGacggtgagggagagtttgggtgtatggGAGTGGGCCctagtgacagtgagggagagtttgggtgtatggGAGTGGGCCCTAGTGACAGTGAGGGAGCGTTTGGGTGTATGGGAGTGGGCCCTAGTGacggtgagggagagtttgggtgtatggGAGTGGGACCCTAGTGacggtgagggagagtttgggtgtatgggtgtggggccctagtgacagtgagggagatttTGAGTGTATGGGTGGGGTCCCAGTAACGgtgagagagagtttgggtgtaTGGGAGTGGCACCGTAGTGacggtgagggagagtttgggtgtatggGAGTGGGCCCCTGGTGACGGTGAGGGAGAGTTTGAGTGTATGGGAGTGAGCCCCTAGTGACggtgggggagggtgtgggagCATGGGAGTGGGCCCTAGTGacgtgagggagagtttgggtgtttGGGAGTGGGTCCTGGTGACGTttgggagagtttgggtgttTGGGAGTGGGTCCTGGTGacggtgagggagagtttgggtgtatgaGAGTGGGCCTTAGTGacggtgagggagagtttgggtgtatggGAGTGGGCCTTAGTGacgtgagggagagtttgggtgtatggGAGTGGGTCCTGGTGACGTttgggagagtttgggtgtatggGAGTGGGTCCTGGTGacggtgagggagagtttgggtgtatggGAGTTGGTCCTGGTGacggtgagggagagtttgggtgtatgaGAATGGGCCCTAGTGacggtgagggagagtttgggtgtatggGAGTGGGGTCCTAGTGACGGTGTGAGAGAGTTTGGGTGTATGGGAGTGGGGTCCTAGTGACGGTgtgggagagtttgggtgtatggTTGGTGTCCTAGTGacggtgagggagagtttgggtgtatgggtggggtcctagtgacagtgagggagagtttgggggtATGGGTGGGGTCCTAGTGacggtgagggagagtttgggtgtatggGAGTGGGACCCTAGTGacggtgagggagagtttgggtgtatggGAGTGGGCCCTAGTGacgtgagggagagtttgggtgtatggGAGTGGGCCCTAGTGacgtgagggagagtttgggtgtatggGAGTGGGCCCTAGTGacggtgagggagagtttgggtgtatggGAGTGGGACCCTAGTGacggtgagggagagtttgggtgtatggGTGTGGGGCCCTAGTGACGGTGAGGGAGAGTTTGAGTGTATGGGTGGGGTCCCAGTAACGgtgagagagagtttgggtgtaTGGGAGTGGCACCGTAGTGacggtgagggagagtttgggtgtatggGAGTGGGCCCCTGGTGacggtgagggagagtttgggtgtatggGAGTGGGCCCTAGTGACAGTGAGTGAGAGTTTGGGTGTATGGGTGTGGGTCCTGGTGacggtgagggagagtttgggtgtatggGAGTGGGTCCTGGTGatggtgagggagagtttgggtgtatggGAGTGGGGCCCCTAGTGACTGAGTGAGGGTTTGGGTGTATGGGAGTGGGCCCTAGtgatagtgagggagagtttgggtgtatggGAGTGGGCCCTAGTGacggtgagggagagtttgggtggatgggtggggccctagtgacagtgagggagagtttgggtgtatggGAGTGGGCCCTAGTGACGGTGTGAGAGAGTTTGGGTGTATGGGAGTGGGCCCTAGTGacggtgagggagagtttgggtgtatgggtggggtcctagtgacggtgagggagagtttgggtgtatggGAGTGGGGTCCTAGTGACGGTgtgggagagtttgggtgtatgggtggggtcctagtgacggtgagggagagtttgggtgtatgggtggggtcctagagacggtgagggagagtttgggggtATGGGTGGGGTCCTAGTGACGGTatgggagagtttgggtgtatggGTGGGGTCCTAGTGACGGtaagggagagtttgggtgtattgGTGGGGTTCTAGTGacggtgagggagagtttgggtgtatgggtggggtcctagtgacggtgagggagagtttgggggtATGGGTGGGGTCCTAGTGacggtgagggagagtttgggggtATGGGTGGGGTCCTAGTGacggtgagggagagtttgggtgtatgggtggggtcctagtgacggtgagggagagtttgggtgtatggGTGGGGCCCTAGTGacggtgagggagagtttgggtgtatggGAGTGGGCCCTAGTGacgtgagggagagtttgggtgtatggGAGTGGGCCCTAGTGacgtgagggagagtttgggtgtatggGAGTGGGCCCTAGTGATTGTGTGGGAGAGTTTGGGGGTATGGGTGGGGTCCTAGTGacggtgagggagagtttgggggtATGGGTGGGGTCCTAGTGacggtgagggagagtttgggggtATGGGTGGGGTCCTAGTGacggtgagggagagtttgggggtATGGGTGGGGTCCTAGTGacggtgagggagagtttgggggtATGGGTGGGGTCCTAGTGacggtgagggagagtttgggggtATGGGTGGGGTCCTAGTGacggtgagggagagtttgggggtATGGGTGGGGCCCTAGTGacggtgagggagagtttgggggtATGGGTGGGACCCTAGTGacggtgagggagagtttgggggtATGGGTGGGGTCCTAGTGacggtgagggagagtttggatgTATGGGTGGGGTCCTAGTGacggtgagggagagtttgggtgtatggGTGGGGCCCTAGTGacggtgagggagagtttgggggtATGGGTGGGGTCCTAGTGacggtgagggagagtttgggggtATGGGTGGGGTCCTAGTGacggtgagggagagtttgggggtATGGGTGGGGCCCTAGTGatggtgagggagagtttgggggtATAGGTGGGGCCCTAGTGacggtgagggagagtttgggggtATGGGTGGGGTCCTAGTGacggtgagggagagtttggatgTATGGGTGGGGTCCTAGTGacggtgagggagagtttgggggtATGGGTGGGGCCCTAgtgacggtgagggagagggagagtttgggggTATGAGAATGGCACCGTAGTGAATCTCCCCATAGTGCCATGTTGTGATTTACTTGTTGCTCTTTATTGACTtgtccttcctcccccctcttgcttctcctctccccctataGGCTCTCACAGCTGCCCAGTCTTGTTACCCCAATGGGGTCTGGAACTGCCCCCAAACCCTGCAGAAAGTTCTGACACAAATACCTCAGGGTACCTTCTCCCTGCCTGTCACTGCTGCACAGGTGCTGCCCCTCCTGCATGGCACAAGTTATCTGAGTGTGAAGGGGATACAGTGCCCACCGGATAATGGTGAGAGACCCTCTGCCACACAGCAGGGCACACAGTGAGCTGagcgtgtcacagagcagggcaaAGAGTGAGCTGagcgtgtcacagagcagggcacacagggagctgagtgtttcacagagcagggcacacagggagctgagcgtgtcacagagcagggcacacagggagctgagcgtgtcacagagcagggcacacagggagctgagcgtgtcacagagcagggcacacagagtgctgagcgtgtcacagagcagggcacacagggagctgagcgtgtcacagagcagggcacacagggagctgagcgtgtcacagagcagggcacacagggagctgagtgtttcacagagcagggcacacagggagctgagcgtgtcacagagcagggcacacagggagctgagcgtgtcacagagcagggcacacagagtgctgagcgtgtcacagagcagggcacacagggagctgagcgtgtcacagagcagggcacacagggagctgagcgtgtcacagagcagggcacacagggagctgagcgtgtcacagagcagggcacacagggagctgagcgtgtcacagagcagggcacacagggagctgaGCGTGTCACAGAGAAGTGCACACAGAGTGCTGAGCGTGTCACAGAGCAGAGCACACAGGGAGCTGagcgtgtcacagagcagggcacacagggagctgagcgtgtcacagagcagggcacacagggagcagtgtgtcacagagcagggcacacagggagctgagtgtgtcacagagcagggcacacagggagctgagcgtgtcacagagcagggcacacagtgAGCTgtgtgtcacagagcagggcacacagggagctgtgtgtcacagagcagggcacacagggagctgagcgtgtcacagagcagggcacacagggagctgagcgtgtcacagagcagggcacacagggagctgagcgtgtcacagagcagggcacacagggagctgagcgtgtcacagagcagggcacacagggagctgagcgtgtcacagagcagggtACAAAGGGAGCTGagcgtgtcacagagcagggcacacagggagctgagcgtgtcacagagcagggcacacagggtgctgagcgtgtcacagagcagggcacacagggagctgagcgtgtcacagagcagggaacACAGGGTGCTGAGCGTGTCccagagcaggacacacagggagctgagcgtgtcacagagcagggcaaAGAGTGAGCTGagcgtgtcacagagcagggcacacagggagctgagcttgtcacagagcagggcacacagggagctgagcgtgtcacagagcagggcaaAGAGTGAGCTGagtgtgtcacagagcagggcacacagggtgctgagcgtgtcacagagcagggcaaAGAGTGAGCTGagcgtgtcacagagcagggcacacagggagctgagtgtgtcacagagcagggcacacaggaaGCTTtgtgtcacagagcagggcacacagggagctgtGTGTAACAAAGCAGGGCACAAAGGGAGCTGagcgtgtcacagagcagggcacacagggagctgtgtgtcacagagcagggcacacagggagctgagcgtgtcacagagcagggcacacagggagctgagcgtgtcccagagcagggcacacagggagctgtgtgtcacagagcagggcacacagggagctgtgtgtcacagagcagggcacacagggagctgagcttgtcacagagcagggcacacagggagctgagcgtgttacagagcagggcacacagggagctgagtgtgtcacagagcagggcacacagggatctgtatgtcacagagcagggcacacagggagctcagtgtgtcacagagcagggcacacagggagctgtgtgtcacagagcagggcacaccgggagctgagcgtgtcacagagcagggcacacagggagctgagcgtgtcacagagcagggcacacagggagctgagcgtgtcacagagcagggcacacagggagctgagcgtgtcacagcagggcacacagggagctgagtgtgtcacagagcagggcacacagggagctgagcgtgtcacagagc from Ascaphus truei isolate aAscTru1 chromosome 8 unlocalized genomic scaffold, aAscTru1.hap1 SUPER_8_unloc_2, whole genome shotgun sequence encodes:
- the LOC142473404 gene encoding cobalamin binding intrinsic factor-like; the protein is MQWLSLCAGILLCTCSVRADAVCSVPDVQKSLVTSLMLSMSQSVGPDVTPDPSVLLALNLGNNLDLITRDQLTTQLKEDALKRVTQDLPFTSGLVALYTLALRSSCCDPNKVPSPEGNTNLVALLEGKTQEEIASVEQTHSPLTTFYQLALDVLALCVMSSPEACAASDTLAKSILRNPTGPAFSVDTAAVAVLGFTCVLEMDSLPQNSLESVKPALSVVLDRILGAQNGGVIGNIYSTGLAGQALTAAQSCYPNGVWNCPQTLQKVLTQIPQGTFSLPVTAAQVLPLLHGTSYLSVKGIQCPPDNAPLISVEYTIVNDLVGEPFKYSLELSIPEGSTLLQVMEKAAEIQPKEFSFHTEQMSFGKYVTAINNLFGSTNGKTYWQFFSGTSPLEEGVGTYRPHNKEHILAIFSKY